A portion of the Hylaeus volcanicus isolate JK05 unplaced genomic scaffold, UHH_iyHylVolc1.0_haploid 12237, whole genome shotgun sequence genome contains these proteins:
- the LOC128884067 gene encoding uncharacterized protein LOC128884067 isoform X3, whose translation MQRHEEILKIKPYLRELLAQNLSLVNRTSASTNEIIPPIARKNRVRTLFMKRFLLLPEAKELNWPFLIPEAQRVTCVTIKHNNDQTFFNFIEAPIRTTVFTKLQHYMKRNLYETCILKLLEIHPFHMELNLLYCQMLIDQNKIEEAFTFCRRSVHALQCSFPSEFSPSFFYSNNEPPWPQVQMIDKSSSSLLLVYCILFTYSRFLMNASRYLEALQVLKLLVLLVPRQDIFLTFLYIDECFVYLRSYKRLENFCSSYFNHTITIDGKKQKENGMLYYPNLYFSDCLLQLMTLLPSINSSLPLANTVITTSSICSFQIQFTNLYNYTLFMMLRGLLLFPYFVRFLIYVLQLDINTRPTESTCNVAWKELLKCDVFKCFWKKTYQRRNHDATRRFLIETTKLSLTKFKDKWKQPKILAFIHQTVYCLVNLVNTKALRNDTIQTFRRQWCSLVRVFHNDCKTFQYYSHFRYETTPQLPCFFMKKICKKINVADPTKIGLSLKYQPPLCWISPFSNTFLTFFITLHPGFEMDFQDLGTKIGFDSMLFYFKSFLTNLFVNF comes from the exons ATGCAGAGAcatgaagaaattttaaaaataaaaccatattTACGAGAATTGCTAGCGCAAAATTTGTCTTTAGTGAACAGAACATCTGCCtcaacgaatgaaattattccgCCTATCGCTCGAAAAAATCGTGTGCGAACACTATTCATGAAGCGGTTCTTGTTGCTTCCAGAAGCG aaagaattaaattgGCCTTTCTTGATTCCGGAAGCACAACGCGTGACATGTGTTactataaaacataataaCGATCAAACTTTCTTTAACTTCATTGAAGCTCCCAT tagaACTACTGTTTTCACCAAGTTACAACATTACATGAAAAGAAATCTGTACGAAACGTGTATATTGAAATTACTTGAAATCCACCCTTTTCATATGGAGTTGAATCTTTTATATTGCCAAATGCTTATTGATCag AATAAAATCGAAGAAGCTTTCACATTTTGTCGTCGTTCTGTTCATGCACTTCAATGCTCTTTTCCCTCTGAATTCTCTCCTTCGTTTTTCTATTCTAATAATGAACCACCTTGGCCTCAA GTTCAGATGATCGATAAATCAAGCTCATCCCTTTTACTAGTCTACTGTATCCTTTTCACGTACAGTCGTTTTCTAATGAATGCATCGCGTTATCTAGAAGCTTTACaa gttTTAAAACTCCTTGTGCTACTCGTACCTCGtcaggatatttttttaacatttttatatattgatGAATGCTTTGTCTATTTAAG atcTTATAAAcgacttgaaaatttttgttcaagttATTTTAATCATACTATTACGATTGATGGGAAGAAACAGAAAGAGAACGGGATGCTTTACTATccgaatttgtatttttcagaTTGTCTTTTACAATTAATGACATTATTACCAT CTATCAATTCTTCCCTTCCTCTAGCAAACACCGTCATAACGACTTCATCAATTTGTAGTTTTCAAATACAGTTCACT aatttatacaattatactCTTTTTATGATGCTGCGTGGTTTGCTGCTTTTTCcttatttcgttcgttttctcaTTTATGTCCTTCAACTGGATATTAACACGCGGCCAACTg AGTCCACATGTAATGTTGCGTGGAAAGAATTGCTGAAATGTGACgttttcaaatgtttttgGAAGAAAACATATCAAAG AAGAAATCACGATGCTACAAGACGCTTCTTAAtagaaacaacaaaattatcattaacaaaattcaaggACAAATGGAAGCAACCGAAAATCCTGGCATTTATTCATCAAACGGTGTATTGCCTTGTTAATCTAGTGAATACAAAAGCATTACGAAACGATACTATTCAAACATTCCGAAGGCAGTGGTGCTCCTTAGTAAGAGTGTTTCATAACGATTGCAAgacatttcaatattattcacATTTTCGCTATGAAACAACACCACAACTGCCTTgcttttttatgaaaaaaatatgtaaaaaaatcaACGTGGCAGATCCCACTAAAATAGGATTGTCTTTGAAGTATCAACCTCCATTGTGTTGGATTTCCCctttttcaaatacttttctaACTTTCTTCATAACACTACACCCTGGATTTGAAATGGATTTTCAAG ATTTGGGAACCAAAATTGGTTTTGACAGCATgctcttctattttaaatcatttttaacaaatttatttgttaatttttaa
- the LOC128884067 gene encoding uncharacterized protein LOC128884067 isoform X1, with protein sequence MSYRQLRKLKKTLQSTLVCENTKDSVSSNEDNVKPRKFFFARATCLSSSSSKLSEDDYAIKSLDEKWASVFSKKNIAESHAIQREYKEESDSDALNKFLLSTNQRYAKANCNAKPNIMQRHEEILKIKPYLRELLAQNLSLVNRTSASTNEIIPPIARKNRVRTLFMKRFLLLPEAKELNWPFLIPEAQRVTCVTIKHNNDQTFFNFIEAPIRTTVFTKLQHYMKRNLYETCILKLLEIHPFHMELNLLYCQMLIDQNKIEEAFTFCRRSVHALQCSFPSEFSPSFFYSNNEPPWPQVQMIDKSSSSLLLVYCILFTYSRFLMNASRYLEALQVLKLLVLLVPRQDIFLTFLYIDECFVYLRSYKRLENFCSSYFNHTITIDGKKQKENGMLYYPNLYFSDCLLQLMTLLPSINSSLPLANTVITTSSICSFQIQFTNLYNYTLFMMLRGLLLFPYFVRFLIYVLQLDINTRPTESTCNVAWKELLKCDVFKCFWKKTYQRRNHDATRRFLIETTKLSLTKFKDKWKQPKILAFIHQTVYCLVNLVNTKALRNDTIQTFRRQWCSLVRVFHNDCKTFQYYSHFRYETTPQLPCFFMKKICKKINVADPTKIGLSLKYQPPLCWISPFSNTFLTFFITLHPGFEMDFQDLGTKIGFDSMLFYFKSFLTNLFVNF encoded by the exons ATGTCTTATAGACAGCtacgtaaattaaaaaaaacactacAGAGCACTTTAGTGTGCGAAAACACTAAAGACTCGGTCTCATCTAACGAAGACAACGTTAAACCtcgaaaatttttttttgctcgaGCGACATGTCTCTCATCGTCCAGCAGTAAACTTTCAGAAGATGATTATGCAATCAAAAGTCTTGATGAAAAATGGGCGAgtgttttttcaaaaaaaaacatcgcTGAATCTCATGCTATCCAACGTGAGTATAAAGAAGAATCAGATTCAGACGCACTAAACAAGTTTCTTTTGTCTACCAATCAAAGATATGCTAAAGCCAACTGTAATGCAAAGCCCAACATCATGCAGAGAcatgaagaaattttaaaaataaaaccatattTACGAGAATTGCTAGCGCAAAATTTGTCTTTAGTGAACAGAACATCTGCCtcaacgaatgaaattattccgCCTATCGCTCGAAAAAATCGTGTGCGAACACTATTCATGAAGCGGTTCTTGTTGCTTCCAGAAGCG aaagaattaaattgGCCTTTCTTGATTCCGGAAGCACAACGCGTGACATGTGTTactataaaacataataaCGATCAAACTTTCTTTAACTTCATTGAAGCTCCCAT tagaACTACTGTTTTCACCAAGTTACAACATTACATGAAAAGAAATCTGTACGAAACGTGTATATTGAAATTACTTGAAATCCACCCTTTTCATATGGAGTTGAATCTTTTATATTGCCAAATGCTTATTGATCag AATAAAATCGAAGAAGCTTTCACATTTTGTCGTCGTTCTGTTCATGCACTTCAATGCTCTTTTCCCTCTGAATTCTCTCCTTCGTTTTTCTATTCTAATAATGAACCACCTTGGCCTCAA GTTCAGATGATCGATAAATCAAGCTCATCCCTTTTACTAGTCTACTGTATCCTTTTCACGTACAGTCGTTTTCTAATGAATGCATCGCGTTATCTAGAAGCTTTACaa gttTTAAAACTCCTTGTGCTACTCGTACCTCGtcaggatatttttttaacatttttatatattgatGAATGCTTTGTCTATTTAAG atcTTATAAAcgacttgaaaatttttgttcaagttATTTTAATCATACTATTACGATTGATGGGAAGAAACAGAAAGAGAACGGGATGCTTTACTATccgaatttgtatttttcagaTTGTCTTTTACAATTAATGACATTATTACCAT CTATCAATTCTTCCCTTCCTCTAGCAAACACCGTCATAACGACTTCATCAATTTGTAGTTTTCAAATACAGTTCACT aatttatacaattatactCTTTTTATGATGCTGCGTGGTTTGCTGCTTTTTCcttatttcgttcgttttctcaTTTATGTCCTTCAACTGGATATTAACACGCGGCCAACTg AGTCCACATGTAATGTTGCGTGGAAAGAATTGCTGAAATGTGACgttttcaaatgtttttgGAAGAAAACATATCAAAG AAGAAATCACGATGCTACAAGACGCTTCTTAAtagaaacaacaaaattatcattaacaaaattcaaggACAAATGGAAGCAACCGAAAATCCTGGCATTTATTCATCAAACGGTGTATTGCCTTGTTAATCTAGTGAATACAAAAGCATTACGAAACGATACTATTCAAACATTCCGAAGGCAGTGGTGCTCCTTAGTAAGAGTGTTTCATAACGATTGCAAgacatttcaatattattcacATTTTCGCTATGAAACAACACCACAACTGCCTTgcttttttatgaaaaaaatatgtaaaaaaatcaACGTGGCAGATCCCACTAAAATAGGATTGTCTTTGAAGTATCAACCTCCATTGTGTTGGATTTCCCctttttcaaatacttttctaACTTTCTTCATAACACTACACCCTGGATTTGAAATGGATTTTCAAG ATTTGGGAACCAAAATTGGTTTTGACAGCATgctcttctattttaaatcatttttaacaaatttatttgttaatttttaa
- the LOC128884067 gene encoding uncharacterized protein LOC128884067 isoform X2, whose product MSYRQLRKLKKTLQSTLVCENTKDSVSSNEDNVKPRKFFFARATCLSSSSSKLSEDDYAIKSLDEKWASVFSKKNIAESHAIQREYKEESDSDALNKFLLSTNQRYAKANCNAKPNIMQRHEEILKIKPYLRELLAQNLSLVNRTSASTNEIIPPIARKNRVRTLFMKRFLLLPEAKELNWPFLIPEAQRVTCVTIKHNNDQTFFNFIEAPIRTTVFTKLQHYMKRNLYETCILKLLEIHPFHMELNLLYCQMLIDQNKIEEAFTFCRRSVHALQCSFPSEFSPSFFYSNNEPPWPQVQMIDKSSSSLLLVYCILFTYSRFLMNASRYLEALQVLKLLVLLVPRQDIFLTFLYIDECFVYLRSYKRLENFCSSYFNHTITIDGKKQKENGMLYYPNLYFSDCLLQLMTLLPSINSSLPLANTVITTSSICSFQIQFTNLYNYTLFMMLRGLLLFPYFVRFLIYVLQLDINTRPTESTCNVAWKELLKCDVFKCFWKKTYQRRNHDATRRFLIETTKLSLTKFKDKWKQPKILAFIHQTVYCLVNLVNTKALRNDTIQTFRRQWCSLIPLK is encoded by the exons ATGTCTTATAGACAGCtacgtaaattaaaaaaaacactacAGAGCACTTTAGTGTGCGAAAACACTAAAGACTCGGTCTCATCTAACGAAGACAACGTTAAACCtcgaaaatttttttttgctcgaGCGACATGTCTCTCATCGTCCAGCAGTAAACTTTCAGAAGATGATTATGCAATCAAAAGTCTTGATGAAAAATGGGCGAgtgttttttcaaaaaaaaacatcgcTGAATCTCATGCTATCCAACGTGAGTATAAAGAAGAATCAGATTCAGACGCACTAAACAAGTTTCTTTTGTCTACCAATCAAAGATATGCTAAAGCCAACTGTAATGCAAAGCCCAACATCATGCAGAGAcatgaagaaattttaaaaataaaaccatattTACGAGAATTGCTAGCGCAAAATTTGTCTTTAGTGAACAGAACATCTGCCtcaacgaatgaaattattccgCCTATCGCTCGAAAAAATCGTGTGCGAACACTATTCATGAAGCGGTTCTTGTTGCTTCCAGAAGCG aaagaattaaattgGCCTTTCTTGATTCCGGAAGCACAACGCGTGACATGTGTTactataaaacataataaCGATCAAACTTTCTTTAACTTCATTGAAGCTCCCAT tagaACTACTGTTTTCACCAAGTTACAACATTACATGAAAAGAAATCTGTACGAAACGTGTATATTGAAATTACTTGAAATCCACCCTTTTCATATGGAGTTGAATCTTTTATATTGCCAAATGCTTATTGATCag AATAAAATCGAAGAAGCTTTCACATTTTGTCGTCGTTCTGTTCATGCACTTCAATGCTCTTTTCCCTCTGAATTCTCTCCTTCGTTTTTCTATTCTAATAATGAACCACCTTGGCCTCAA GTTCAGATGATCGATAAATCAAGCTCATCCCTTTTACTAGTCTACTGTATCCTTTTCACGTACAGTCGTTTTCTAATGAATGCATCGCGTTATCTAGAAGCTTTACaa gttTTAAAACTCCTTGTGCTACTCGTACCTCGtcaggatatttttttaacatttttatatattgatGAATGCTTTGTCTATTTAAG atcTTATAAAcgacttgaaaatttttgttcaagttATTTTAATCATACTATTACGATTGATGGGAAGAAACAGAAAGAGAACGGGATGCTTTACTATccgaatttgtatttttcagaTTGTCTTTTACAATTAATGACATTATTACCAT CTATCAATTCTTCCCTTCCTCTAGCAAACACCGTCATAACGACTTCATCAATTTGTAGTTTTCAAATACAGTTCACT aatttatacaattatactCTTTTTATGATGCTGCGTGGTTTGCTGCTTTTTCcttatttcgttcgttttctcaTTTATGTCCTTCAACTGGATATTAACACGCGGCCAACTg AGTCCACATGTAATGTTGCGTGGAAAGAATTGCTGAAATGTGACgttttcaaatgtttttgGAAGAAAACATATCAAAG AAGAAATCACGATGCTACAAGACGCTTCTTAAtagaaacaacaaaattatcattaacaaaattcaaggACAAATGGAAGCAACCGAAAATCCTGGCATTTATTCATCAAACGGTGTATTGCCTTGTTAATCTAGTGAATACAAAAGCATTACGAAACGATACTATTCAAACATTCCGAAGGCAGTGGTGCTCCTTA ATCCCACTAAAATAG
- the LOC128884476 gene encoding N-acetylgalactosaminyltransferase 6-like yields the protein MKSTCDRRVQILLICLILIYCFYVLTDFFVFELKRTQELKRGIFVLPQEITILYEKDIKEPNGKGFRVLNTNVLTQQFRKLIQNETNSTNTYYHGFLGRDPITGDKLWKEVPYPDFNKSFKENIEAHKGYAFNYRKSDSLPLDRNTPNLSSKECYLKKYANNLPKASVIIIFHNELLSVLLRSIHSVLNYSPPSLLKEIILVEDKSNKTSHPWLFDTLDTYVQDLPKTRLYHLNKRHGLMGARIYGAKKAIAPVLVFFDSHIEASFQWLEPLLEIIHEDNKTIATPLIRVIDSQNFDFTKDNLNAISFTWSLGQKPLNPKLESTPLISPALAGGLFAIEHEWFKSIGYYDKELKYYGGEEMELGFKTWMCGGRVLVHPCSNVGHVFRSPDYWSEQVYFVSYEEIKRNKLRVAHVWMDEYANLVEKLNGPLALPLGSIAEAFSIRKKLNSESD from the exons ATGAAATCTACATGTGATAGACGCGTTCAAATACTCTTAATAtgtttaattcttatttattgcttttacGTTTTAACggattttttcgtttttgaattaaaacgaACTCAGGAGTTGAAAAGGGGAATATTTGTATTGCcccaagaaattacaattttatatgaaaaagatATTAAGGAACCTAATGGTAAAGGTTTTCGAGTACttaatacaaatgttttgACCCAGCAGTTTAGAAaacttatacaaaatgaaacgaatagtACAAACACTTATTATCATGGCTTTTTAGGAAGAGATCCCATTACAGGTGACAAGTTATGGAAAGAAGTACCTTACcctgattttaataaaagttttaaagaGAATATTGAAGCACATAAAGGATATGCGTTTAATTACCGTAAAAGCGATAGCCTACCACTCGACCGAAATACTCCAAATTTGTCAAGTAAAGAatgctatttaaaaaaatatgcaaataacTTACCCAAGGCATctgtgattattatttttcataatgaaCTTTTATCCGTTTTATTACGTTCTATTCATAGCGTTTTGAATTACTCACCACCTTCCTTATTAAAGGAAATTATTCTTGTCGAGGATAAAAGTAACAAGACATCACATCCATGGTTATTTGATACGTTGGATACTTATGTCCAAGATTTACCTAAAACGAGACTGTATCATCTGAACAAACGGCATGGACTCATGGGTGCCCGAATATACGGAGCTAAAAAGGCAATTGCCCCTGTATTAGTATTTTTTGATTCCCATATTGAAGCAAGCTTTCAATGGTTAGAAcctttattagaaataatacaCGAAGACAACAAAACTATAGCCACACCATTGATTCGTGTCATTGACTCCCAAAATTTCGACTTTACTAAGGATAATTTAAATGCTATTAGTTTCACTTGGTCTCTAGGTCAAAAGCCTTTAAATCCAAAACTAGAATCGACACCTCTGATAAGTCCTGCTTTAGCTGGTGGACTTTTCGCAATAGAACATGAATGGTTTAAAAGTATAGGCTATTATGATAAGGAGTTAAAGTATTATGGTGGAGAAGAGATGGAGTTAGGTTTTAAAACATGGATGTGCGGTGGTCGTGTTCTAGTTCATCCCTGTTCGAATGTTGGACATGTTTTTCGTTCACCAGATTATTGGTCAGAACAAGTTTACTTTGTATCATATGAGGAAATCAAACGTAATAAATTAAGAGTAGCTCATGTATGGATGGATGAATATGCGAATTTGGTTGAAAAACTTAATGGACCATTGGCTTTACCTTTAGGCTCCATTGCTGAAGCTTTTtctattcgaaaaaaattaaa CTCTGAGTCCGACTAA